The Aquicella siphonis DNA segment CAAAACCAGAAGCCGCCCCAGCCTAAAACCCGATAAGCCCACCAGCTGCCCAACGTGATGCCAAACGTGAGAAAACACCATGCGGCAAGCGCGAATCTGCGCGTCATATGAGCCCAGACAGGATCCAGCTTTCCACGTATCAGCGCAGCCTGGGTGATGGCGAACGCGACGGAAAAACCAACGTATCCGGTGTATAACATAGGCGGATGGATGACGAAGCCGGGATCCTGCAGCAAAGGATTCAGATCCCGTCCCGCCTGCGGGATCAGCGCGGGCGTGAAGGGATTGGAGGTGAGCAGCAGAAAACAAAGGAAGCTGAAACTGATCAGGCCCAACACGGCCAAAACCAGTTCTTCTTCCCCCGTCATCAGAAGCCTCCGTTCCGCTCCGGCCGGCGGATATTCTTGTTTGACTTTTTGAAACGATGAAGAGCGGTAAAACACGGAAAAAGCCAGTGTCCAGATGTTGAGAATCAGGATCCATAATAAAATGGAACCTTCGTGCGCTCCCCACACCGCCGTTAAGCGGTACATCAGCGGCAGCCAGGGATGAGAATTGGCAGCGACATAGGCGATGGAAAAATCACTGATGGCAAAAGCAATGGTCATGAGGAGGTAAGCGGCAAGAATGCAAATCAATTGTCCCAGCGCGGCGGGACGGGCGCATGCCAGCGCATGAGGGTTTTTGCGCCAGTAACCCCACAAGGGCAGCAGGCTTTGGACGAGGGCAAAAAGCAGGGCGAGAAACAAAGCAATTTCACCGAATAGCCTGATCATGAAATATTCCTGTCCGTTCGCGGGGATGTGTTGACTGTTGTGACGCCGGTTTTTTCGTACATGGCTTTGTAGACATTTTTGGGCATGTAATTCTCATCATGTTTTGCCAGCACCTGCGTGGCGATGAATCGGCCTTCCGTGTCCAGACTGCCTTCCGCAATGACGCCTTTGCCTTCACGGAACAAGTCCGGAAGAATGCCGGTGTAGCGGACGGGTAAGTCGCGCTTGAAATCCGTGACGATAAATTCAACGCCCAGGCCGGCCGGATCGCGTTTGACCGAGCCATTTTTTACCATGCCGCCCAGCCGGAAATGATAAGCGGGCTGCAGGTGAGCCGCGGCAATCTGGCCCGGAGTAAGAAAGACATTGATATTCTGTTTGAGCGCATACAGGATCAGGCCTGCCGCAGCCGCGAGACCGAGAACAAACAGCCCGACATAATATAGACGTCTTTTATGCAGATAATTCATGATTTTTTATTTTGCTCACGCAGATAATGCTGCCAGCGCCGCCAAGGGAAAAACCATTGCGCCAGCAGGAACGCGAATACGCACCCATACGCGCTCCAGACATAAAATCCATAACCGCCCATGTTCAGGAAGCTGAGGAGAGTATTCATGACCGCTGTTCCTTTAGCCAGTGGTGGTTTGACTCCAATGCTGTCAATTCATATCCCATACGCAGAAACAGTACGATCGCGTAATAGATCAGAAACGCTGCAATCATGGCAAGCAGAGGAGACAACATGGAGGAATCAATTGAGGAAGGCGAAAAAACCTTGATTGTTGCGCCCTGATGCAAAGTGTTCCACCAGTAAACTGAATAATGAATGATGGGGATATCCACGAACCCGGCCAGAACCAGTATGGCGACGGAGCGCTCGCGGCTGCGTTTTTGCGCAAGCGCGGACTGGAGCAGCATGATGCCCAGATAGAGAAACAACAGAATGAGTTCAGACGTCAGACGCGCATCCCAGATCCACCAGGTGCCCCACATAGGCTTGCCCCAGAGGCTTCCGGTCACCAGTGATAGAAATGTAAAACCGGCGCCTATCGGGGCGCTGTGACGGATGACCAGGAATGCGAGCTTCAGCCGCCAGACAATAGCGGCAACAGCGGCGGCCGCCATGACGGCATAAATGAACAGGGAAAGAAACGCACAAGGTGCGTGGATATAGAGGATGCGAAAACCGTCACCCTGCAGGTAATCCGCGGGTGCCAGTATCAGCCCGCCAATGATTCCATAGCTGAATGCGAGCAGGAATAAAGCTGTCAGCCAGGGTGTGACCATTCTGGATAAATAAAAAAACTTCTTTGGTGACACGAGGCTGTTAAATAGGTACCACATCCTGTTTATGCCTTTTGCTTATAGTGGGTCAAAATACTACCAAAGATGGGGTATTCTGACAATAAAGTTGGGCACTGAAGAGTGAGTGGCTAGATGTGGCTCGGGGAGAAGGCTTGCTTGCCAGTCTGCTCATACAGTTTATCCGCGCGTGCGCTGACCAGGCCAAAAGCTGCGTCGTCAGAGCAGGCCTTAAGCATAAATCGATGTCCCTGATAGTCAGTCAGCCTGTTAACAAAGGTTTCATAACTTAACATGAAGATTTTTTCAGGCGCTGACTCCCGGGATGCATAACCCGGGTCGCGGAAAAATACCATTTCCACGCCGTTCACTTTTTTCACCTGGTCGACAATGATGGCGTGAGTAAAGGGGGAAATATCCCCTATGTATTTATTTTTATTGAAATAATAAACTTTTCTTTCGGCTGTGGACTCGCTTTTGAATTCACGGGGTTTTTCGCTGTAAAAACAGCTTCCGAACTTGCCCATAAAATAATGGGCTCCCTGTTGACGCAGGGATTCCTTCAATCCTTCCACGCCATCACGCGGATGCCAGCTGGCCTTGCGCAGGCTCATCAAGGGGGCGAAGACATTTTCTATCAGGATATCGTAGAAGATGATCCATTTGTTGAAATCATTCAGACGGGCATAATACTCCAGCGGCTCCAGGGAAAAATGATGTTTCTGCCGGCAGAGATAATAGTAATTCATGAAGTTTTCATTTCTGGTGAGCGCCTTGGTAAAATCAATGCTCAGTTCGGCACATATTTCGCGGGCGGTTTCGAGCAGAAGCTCCAGGCCGACAACATGGGGAAACAGACTCAATGCGTGCTTGATTCTCAGATAAGCCTGCATATGTTTGTCTTCTTTATTGTTCGTATTAAAAAACGCGAGCCTGCGCATGGCATATAACGTGCAAGTCATGCCTGTCTGCTGTTTAATGCATTTGCGCGCGCCAGTATGCGACAGCTTGCCTGAGGGCAGGCCGACTTGAACATTGTCATCAGTGTTGAATAATAAGCGAATATTCATTCTTATTTTATATTTTAAGTTTTAGTGTCTGCGTTTTGTGTAGAGTGATGTTACAACATAAACGGAAAAAATTTAAGAGTCTTTTTCAGGATTTTTATTGAATTGTGCCTGTTCAATAAAAATCCTTATATTTTCCGGGTTGGGCCTTGCCCCTCGGGAGAAATCCGTAGCGGCATCTGTTCCGGGTCTGTCAGGGATCGTTGAACAATCTTCCGGATAGTGTAAATTGACAACGAAACCGCCAAACAGTGAAGACATCATGAGAATCATTGAACATGCTAAAGAAGGATTATCCAACCTGTATTATTCGAAACTGCGGTCTGTTCTCGCCTTATTGGGCGTGCTGGTGGGAACGGCGTCGGTGGTGGCCATGGTGCTGGGGGGGGAGCTGGCGACGAATGAAGCCTTGCGGCAGTTTAAAACCCTGGGGACGGACTTATTGGCTGTGTCGGTGAATTTTTCATCGGAAGAGAGCGAGCAGACGGCCGGAAAAAACGAAAATCTGACCTTGTCCCAGTCCCTGGATCTCGCGAAAGCCGACAAGGAGATTTTGCAGGTTGCGCCTTACACACAATTATTTCATCCGGTTTTATACAATGGCAATCCGGTCAATGGAATCATATTGGGAGTCACCGGCAGTTTTGCGGATATCGTGCAAATCAAAATGCAGACGGGCCGCTTTGTTTCCGTATTCGATAAGTATGAATTTTATTGCGTGATTGGACATGAGATTTACGAAGCGCTAAAAAAAATATCGCTCAGGGATCCGCTGGGTCAACAGCTGCAGATAGGAAAAAATATTTTTGTGATTGTGGGTGTCGCCGAGCCTTGGCCGGAAAACAGTTTTGTT contains these protein-coding regions:
- the ccmD gene encoding heme exporter protein CcmD — translated: MNTLLSFLNMGGYGFYVWSAYGCVFAFLLAQWFFPWRRWQHYLREQNKKS
- the ccmE gene encoding cytochrome c maturation protein CcmE, whose protein sequence is MNYLHKRRLYYVGLFVLGLAAAAGLILYALKQNINVFLTPGQIAAAHLQPAYHFRLGGMVKNGSVKRDPAGLGVEFIVTDFKRDLPVRYTGILPDLFREGKGVIAEGSLDTEGRFIATQVLAKHDENYMPKNVYKAMYEKTGVTTVNTSPRTDRNIS
- the ccmC gene encoding heme ABC transporter permease CcmC, with protein sequence MWYLFNSLVSPKKFFYLSRMVTPWLTALFLLAFSYGIIGGLILAPADYLQGDGFRILYIHAPCAFLSLFIYAVMAAAAVAAIVWRLKLAFLVIRHSAPIGAGFTFLSLVTGSLWGKPMWGTWWIWDARLTSELILLFLYLGIMLLQSALAQKRSRERSVAILVLAGFVDIPIIHYSVYWWNTLHQGATIKVFSPSSIDSSMLSPLLAMIAAFLIYYAIVLFLRMGYELTALESNHHWLKEQRS